One Littorina saxatilis isolate snail1 linkage group LG12, US_GU_Lsax_2.0, whole genome shotgun sequence genomic region harbors:
- the LOC138981227 gene encoding plasminogen activator inhibitor 2-like, whose amino-acid sequence MARKSATFVCVLLLVVNSCAVWATDKIQDPAAVPTERVPLYIRKARLYAQRREAYEQIMQTRMAALAHTTNTFATQLYSHHVTKGNNSTSSHHGNSGVAHLGNVLLSPLSAYASLAMTMTASRGVTKREVIAVLNMEGEGRGVHAALERALTSLRNDDNDDVNSNLDDRGLSLGAGEGEGGEMEEDAGLDMMNDQDLENIIRNDYALDSTISYNTGHEQIRYRSRVKTSSRQHTPPPQPDMHIRLANGMFHSEELGLSQQFSNRLASLYGAPPMAMPGQEPQLSVNLWVDAVTRGAVPGMLNDGDVTANTSLALISAFSFRGAWETNFDEAETIPLEFQTAQGESVMAACMYRTGNYSLKVLDQMGGAKVLEVPYANQRYSLFVVLPKSASRLHEVEQGFQTLNLLDALSDMPQPAMTIVILPKFRLQVTTSLGEELEAMGLKKLFTQGQADFRRMTDEAEGVLFVNRFFQHAAFQVDEGTRRERDVQIGSDLQRNLDLGVISGGVKANSSGDRGDVAGDGGTAKDDVALDDHHGVLADEANGGDSKDGDYYDADDDELYDDDDDYDVDDEEDYDWGESHSDGSSNYFIATRPFHFVVMDKKYDLILLLGRVTNPLP is encoded by the exons ATGGCAAGGAAGAGtgctacttttgtgtgtgtgctgctgcTGGTTGTGAATTCTTGTG CAGTATGGGCCACAGACAAAATCCAGGATCCCGCCGCCGTGCCGACAGAGAGGGTACCCCTGTACATCAGGAAGGCGCGACTGTACGCCCAGCGACGCGAAGCCTACGAGCAGATCATGCAGACCAGAATGGCCGCCCTCGCCCACACCACCAACACTTTTGCCACGCAACTATATTCCCACCATGTTACCAAGGGCAACAACTCTACGAGTAGTCACCATGGCAACAGCGGGGTTGCTCACCTTGGCAACGTGCTGCTCTCCCCGTTGAGCGCTTACGCCTCGCTGGCCATGACGATGACGGCGTCACGCGGTGTGACCAAGCGAGAAGTGATCGCAGTTTTGAACATGGAAGGCGAAGGCCGCGGTGTGCACGCGGCGTTGGAGCGAGCGTTGACGTCATTACGTAATGACGACAACGATGACGTTAATAGCAACCTGGACGACAGGGGCCTCAGCCTAGGGgccggggagggggaggggggtgagatgGAGGAAGACGCAGGGCTGGACATGATGAACGACCAGGACCTGGAGAACATCATCCGCAACGACTACGCCCTGGACAGCACGATCAGCTACAACACGGGGCACGAGCAGATCAGGTACAGGTCAAGGGTGAAAACCAGCAGCCGCCAACACACACCGCCCCCACAACCCGATATGCACATTCGACTGGCTAACGGCATGTTTCACAGCGAAGAGCTGGGGCTCTCCCAACAATTCTCCAATCGTCTTGCGTCCCTGTACGGCGCCCCGCCCATGGCGATGCCAGGGCAGGAACCACAGCTGTCAGTCAACCTATGGGTGGACGCTGTGACACGAGGGGCGGTGCCTGGTATGCTAAATGACGGTGACGTCACGGCTAACACTTCGCTGGCTCTGATCTCTGCTTTTTCGTTTCGTGGAGCGTGGGAAACCAACTTTGATGAAGCCGAAACCATACCGCTGGAATTTCAAACTGCCCAAGGCGAGTCTGTTATGGCAGCCTGCATGTACCGGACAGGGAACTACTCTTTGAAGGTTCTGGATCAG ATGGGCGGGGCCAAGGTACTGGAAGTGCCCTACGCCAATCAACGATACAGTCTGTTCGTTGTTCTCCCAAAGTCCGCCAGCCGCCTGCACGAAGTAGAACAAGGCTTCCAGACACTCAACCTCCTGGACGCTCTCAGCGACATGCCTCAGCCCGCAATGACCATCGTCATCCTGCCCAAGTTCCGTCTGCAGGTCACCACGTCCCTTGGCGAGGAACTCGAGGCCATGGGCTTGAAGAAGCTCTTCACCCAAGGGCAGGCAGACTTCAGGAGAATGACGGACGAGGCTGAAGGCGTGTTGTTCGTGAACCGCTTCTTCCAGCACGCCGCCTTCCAAGTGGACGAAGGGACGAGGAGAGAGCGTGACGTTCAAATAGGCTCTGACCTTCAGCGCAACCTTGACCTTGGGGTCATCTCTGGTGGTGTGAAGGCCAACTCTTCAGGTGATCGTGGCGATGTAGCTGGTGATGGTGGTACTGCTAAGGATGATGTCGCTCTTGATGATCATCATGGTGTTTTGGCGGACGAAGCTAATGGAGGTGACAGCAAGGACGGTGATTACTACGATGCTGACGATGACGAGTTgtatgatgacgacgatgactacGATGTTGACGACGAAGAGGATTATGATTGGGGAGAATCTCATTCTGACGGTTCCAGTAACTACTTCATCGCCACCAGACCTTTCCACTTCGTGGTGATGGACAAGAAGTATGACCTGATTCTTCTCTTGGGTCGAGTGACAAACCCACTGCCTTAA